The following proteins are encoded in a genomic region of Desulfosporosinus youngiae DSM 17734:
- the fabF gene encoding beta-ketoacyl-ACP synthase II, producing the protein MHQAVITGMGVISPLGNDLEKFWNNLMEGKSGIGLLTRFDTSDLPTKVAAEVKDFEPTDWVSKKESRHMDRFAQFAIAAAKMAVQDAKLDLENEDKERIGTVMGCGIGGVISFEDQKEILMSKGSSRISPFFVPMLISNMAAGHISIEFGLQGSSTTIVTACASATNAIGEALRLIQRGEADVVLCGGTEAPITKLAFAGFCAMKAMSTEKELFEQACRPFDKRRSGFVMGEGAGVLVLESAEHAKARGAHVYAELAGYGSTSDAYHITTPVPGGAGAIRAMSLALKDAGVSPEEVNYINAHGTGTGPNDVTETEAIKRLFNDHAPKLAISSTKSMTGHLMGAAGAIEAVICALAIERGAIPPTTNYGEPDLECDLDYVPNSARKQDVDVAMSNSLGFGGHNATIVLKKSPKDKEI; encoded by the coding sequence GTGCATCAAGCAGTTATAACGGGGATGGGCGTGATCTCTCCTTTGGGAAATGACCTGGAAAAATTCTGGAATAATTTAATGGAAGGAAAATCCGGAATTGGGCTCTTGACACGTTTTGATACGTCAGATTTACCCACGAAGGTTGCGGCTGAGGTCAAAGACTTCGAACCGACAGATTGGGTTAGCAAAAAGGAAAGCCGTCATATGGACCGCTTTGCTCAATTTGCTATTGCAGCCGCGAAGATGGCGGTGCAAGACGCAAAACTGGATTTGGAGAACGAAGATAAGGAACGAATCGGAACAGTCATGGGGTGTGGAATTGGCGGCGTGATCTCCTTTGAGGACCAAAAAGAAATACTGATGAGCAAAGGGAGCAGCCGAATCAGCCCGTTCTTTGTGCCAATGTTGATTAGCAATATGGCGGCAGGGCACATATCCATTGAGTTTGGCTTACAGGGTTCCAGTACCACGATTGTTACGGCCTGTGCTTCCGCAACCAACGCAATCGGTGAAGCTCTGAGATTGATTCAACGCGGAGAAGCTGACGTTGTGCTTTGTGGCGGGACAGAGGCTCCGATTACTAAGTTGGCTTTCGCCGGTTTTTGCGCGATGAAGGCAATGTCAACCGAGAAGGAACTTTTTGAACAAGCCTGCCGACCCTTTGATAAACGTCGGAGCGGTTTTGTCATGGGAGAAGGAGCGGGAGTATTGGTTCTTGAATCCGCGGAACATGCCAAGGCACGTGGTGCACACGTTTACGCTGAATTGGCCGGCTATGGAAGCACCTCGGATGCTTATCATATTACGACTCCGGTTCCAGGCGGTGCAGGTGCGATTCGTGCCATGAGCCTTGCTTTAAAGGATGCAGGGGTAAGTCCGGAAGAGGTTAATTATATTAATGCGCACGGAACGGGCACCGGACCTAACGATGTTACGGAAACAGAGGCCATAAAACGTCTTTTTAACGATCATGCGCCGAAGCTGGCCATTAGTTCGACGAAATCTATGACCGGTCATTTAATGGGAGCTGCCGGAGCCATTGAGGCGGTTATTTGTGCGCTGGCTATTGAGCGGGGAGCCATCCCGCCTACGACGAATTATGGAGAGCCCGACCTGGAATGCGATCTTGACTATGTCCCAAACAGCGCACGAAAGCAGGACGTAGATGTCGCGATGTCCAATTCATTAGGTTTTGGTGGGCATAATGCCACTATTGTTCTGAAGAAATCGCCTAAAGATAAGGAGATCTAA
- a CDS encoding NAD(P)H-dependent flavin oxidoreductase, translating to MKIPDLRIANLVAKIPIIQGGMAVRISMAPLAAAVAEEGGIGIIAGSGLSAEELKAEIREARRRTKGIIGVNIMFAVREFAQLVHAAFEEKIDLLVSGAGFSRDMFTWGKEKGIPVVPIVSSAKLAKLSQKLGAAAVIVEGVEAGGHLGTDRSIHDILPEVVAAVNIPVIGAGGVVDGQGVAEMLKKGAAGVQMGTRFALSEESSAAPAWKAEMLKATEEDIVFVHSPVGLPGRGIRNPFTRALDEKADVTPTSCEGCLKHCEGNFCIMSRLIMAQQGNVQEGLIFSGAKVHKIKDVLSVHKIFEDIKEGILSAKEE from the coding sequence GTGAAAATACCCGACCTTCGTATTGCAAATTTAGTGGCTAAGATTCCAATTATTCAAGGAGGAATGGCCGTAAGGATATCCATGGCTCCTCTCGCTGCAGCGGTAGCTGAAGAGGGGGGGATTGGCATAATTGCCGGCAGCGGTCTGTCGGCAGAGGAGCTGAAAGCTGAAATTCGTGAGGCAAGACGACGTACCAAAGGGATCATTGGGGTAAACATCATGTTTGCTGTCCGTGAATTTGCCCAATTGGTTCACGCCGCCTTTGAAGAGAAAATTGATCTTTTAGTTTCGGGAGCCGGCTTTTCCAGGGATATGTTTACCTGGGGTAAAGAAAAGGGCATTCCGGTCGTGCCCATTGTGTCATCAGCAAAACTGGCAAAACTATCCCAAAAGCTAGGTGCTGCCGCTGTGATCGTGGAAGGGGTAGAGGCTGGAGGACATTTAGGGACAGACCGTTCTATACACGATATTCTTCCGGAAGTCGTGGCAGCGGTCAATATCCCTGTCATTGGCGCCGGAGGAGTTGTGGATGGACAAGGTGTAGCAGAAATGTTGAAGAAAGGTGCGGCAGGGGTACAAATGGGAACCCGGTTTGCACTCAGTGAAGAGAGCAGTGCAGCTCCCGCCTGGAAAGCGGAAATGTTAAAGGCTACCGAAGAGGACATCGTGTTTGTGCATAGTCCGGTAGGGTTGCCGGGCCGGGGAATCCGCAACCCCTTCACACGGGCCCTTGATGAAAAGGCGGACGTCACCCCTACCTCCTGTGAGGGTTGTCTCAAACACTGTGAGGGGAACTTTTGCATTATGAGCCGGTTAATTATGGCTCAGCAAGGGAATGTTCAGGAGGGACTTATCTTTTCCGGCGCAAAAGTCCATAAAATTAAAGATGTTTTGTCTGTGCATAAGATTTTTGAAGATATTAAAGAAGGAATACTCAGCGCTAAGGAGGAATAA
- the acpP gene encoding acyl carrier protein, protein MGVFEKVKAIVVEQLGVDEATITPETSFEELNADSLDIVELIMALEEAFDLDIPDEEAEKIRTVGDAVNYITENK, encoded by the coding sequence ATGGGAGTTTTTGAAAAAGTGAAAGCTATCGTCGTCGAACAATTAGGGGTAGATGAAGCCACTATTACCCCGGAAACCTCCTTTGAAGAGCTAAATGCAGATTCTTTGGATATCGTAGAATTGATTATGGCCCTGGAAGAGGCATTCGACTTGGATATTCCGGATGAGGAAGCCGAAAAGATTCGAACGGTCGGAGACGCAGTAAACTACATCACGGAAAACAAATAA
- the fabG gene encoding 3-oxoacyl-[acyl-carrier-protein] reductase, with protein MMLKDRVAIVTGSGRGIGRAIALELAASGAKVVVNYAGRPDKAEETLEMIRGAGGEGLVVQADVSQQADVDRLVRTTLEHFGRIDILVNNAGITRDTLLLRMKEADWDAVMATNLKGVFLCTKAVSKGMLKQRSGAIVNISSVVGLSGNAGQANYAAAKAGIIGFTKSVAKEFASRGIRVNAVAPGYISTDMTEALAEGTQTEILRAIPLGRIGNPEDVAKVVRFLVSPEASYITGQTLSVDGGMEM; from the coding sequence ATGATGCTGAAAGATAGAGTGGCCATTGTTACAGGGAGTGGACGGGGAATAGGCCGAGCCATAGCTTTAGAATTAGCAGCCTCGGGTGCAAAGGTGGTTGTCAATTATGCCGGCCGCCCTGATAAAGCCGAGGAAACTCTTGAGATGATCCGAGGAGCTGGCGGAGAAGGCTTGGTTGTGCAGGCCGATGTCAGCCAACAGGCTGATGTCGATCGCTTGGTACGAACAACTCTGGAGCATTTTGGCAGGATTGATATTCTTGTCAACAATGCCGGGATTACTCGCGATACCCTGCTCCTTCGCATGAAGGAAGCTGATTGGGATGCGGTCATGGCAACCAATCTCAAAGGGGTTTTCCTTTGTACCAAGGCTGTGAGCAAAGGGATGCTTAAACAGCGCTCAGGCGCGATTGTTAATATTTCTTCAGTTGTGGGCCTTTCCGGAAATGCAGGGCAAGCCAATTATGCCGCAGCTAAAGCCGGAATTATTGGATTTACGAAGTCGGTTGCCAAAGAATTCGCCTCCCGTGGAATTCGGGTCAATGCGGTTGCGCCGGGGTATATTTCTACAGATATGACGGAGGCATTAGCAGAAGGGACACAAACTGAAATTTTGCGGGCTATTCCTCTCGGCCGTATAGGGAATCCTGAAGATGTTGCCAAGGTTGTGCGGTTCCTTGTTTCCCCGGAAGCATCTTATATAACAGGACAAACCCTAAGTGTTGATGGGGGTATGGAAATGTAA